Proteins from a genomic interval of Anatilimnocola floriformis:
- a CDS encoding DUF4404 family protein: protein MTDRAERLRAAIAELERELRQLEESDPETRASLHGAASDLSLALQKPDAKPADTAASRNLIEQKVLEFEASHPEVSSALARFIDMLGQIGI from the coding sequence ATGACTGACCGAGCCGAACGTCTCCGGGCCGCGATTGCCGAACTCGAACGAGAACTTCGTCAGCTGGAGGAATCAGATCCAGAAACCCGCGCTAGTCTTCACGGCGCTGCCTCCGACCTCTCGCTCGCGCTGCAAAAGCCCGACGCCAAGCCCGCCGATACAGCCGCCTCGCGAAACTTGATCGAACAAAAGGTGCTGGAATTCGAAGCCTCGCACCCAGAAGTGTCATCTGCCCTCGCCCGCTTCATCGACATGCTGGGTCAAATCGGCATTTAG
- a CDS encoding adenylosuccinate synthase, which produces MAGTCVIGLQWGDEAKGKLVDLLTSRFDVVVRYQGGANAGHTVVVGDKTYKLHHIPSGILNANVMNVVTPGVVINPPTILQELDSLASQGVKVAENLMLSDRAHVVFPWHIAEDRLRNEGGSGERESIGTTMRGIGPCYGDKVGRMNAVRLGDMFRPDFRERVNIITAGKNRLLSALGSTADQLDAAAIFDQYSGYAARLKPFVTDTTHYLLDQVEAGKKMLFEGAQGSLLDIDHGTFPYVTSSNASGVGVSAGSGVPGKWITKVLGVCKAYTTRVGGGPFPTELNNEMGNKIRELGREYGTTTGRPRRCGWFDAVAVRYTSRLSGIDAISLMMMDVLSLLPEIKICTAYEIDGERTNKFPSHVDDLRKVVPVYETIPGWETDVTKVRKIADLPTGARKYIDRVAELVGKPVEVVSVGPDRAQTMFAGSLAQ; this is translated from the coding sequence GTGGCTGGGACGTGCGTGATTGGGTTGCAGTGGGGTGACGAAGCCAAGGGCAAACTCGTCGACTTGCTGACTTCGCGGTTCGATGTGGTGGTGCGATATCAGGGCGGAGCCAATGCCGGTCACACGGTGGTGGTGGGCGATAAGACGTACAAATTGCACCACATTCCCAGCGGCATCTTGAACGCCAACGTGATGAACGTCGTCACCCCCGGCGTGGTGATCAATCCGCCGACCATCCTGCAAGAGCTCGACTCACTCGCTTCGCAGGGTGTGAAGGTTGCCGAAAATCTGATGTTGAGCGACCGCGCCCACGTCGTCTTTCCGTGGCACATCGCCGAAGACCGCCTGCGCAACGAAGGTGGCAGCGGCGAGCGCGAAAGCATCGGCACGACCATGCGCGGCATCGGACCCTGTTATGGCGACAAAGTGGGCCGCATGAACGCCGTTCGCCTCGGCGATATGTTCCGTCCTGATTTCCGCGAGCGCGTGAATATCATCACGGCTGGCAAGAATCGCCTCCTTTCGGCGCTCGGCAGCACTGCTGATCAGCTCGATGCGGCAGCGATCTTCGATCAATACAGCGGCTACGCGGCCCGCCTCAAGCCGTTTGTGACCGACACCACGCATTACCTGCTCGACCAGGTCGAAGCCGGTAAGAAGATGCTGTTCGAGGGGGCGCAAGGTTCGCTTCTCGACATCGATCACGGCACGTTCCCCTACGTAACGAGCAGCAATGCCTCGGGCGTAGGCGTGTCGGCTGGTTCGGGCGTCCCCGGCAAGTGGATCACAAAAGTGCTCGGCGTGTGCAAGGCGTACACGACGCGCGTCGGCGGTGGACCGTTCCCGACTGAGCTCAACAACGAGATGGGCAACAAGATCCGTGAACTGGGCCGCGAATACGGCACGACCACCGGTCGGCCGCGACGCTGCGGCTGGTTCGATGCAGTTGCCGTACGTTACACCTCGCGTCTCAGCGGCATTGATGCCATCTCGCTGATGATGATGGACGTGCTGAGCTTGCTCCCTGAAATCAAGATCTGCACGGCTTACGAAATCGACGGTGAGCGGACGAACAAATTCCCGAGTCATGTCGACGACCTGCGGAAGGTCGTGCCCGTGTACGAAACGATTCCCGGCTGGGAAACCGACGTGACGAAGGTTCGCAAGATCGCCGACCTGCCAACCGGCGCTCGCAAGTACATCGATCGCGTTGCCGAGCTCGTCGGCAAACCGGTCGAGGTCGTCTCGGTCGGTCCCGATCGCGCACAGACCATGTTCGCTGGTTCGTTGGCACAATAA
- the pckA gene encoding phosphoenolpyruvate carboxykinase (ATP), which translates to MPQDSVVSVVETGNSPSGFDLKKFGITVEDIRRNLAPAELYTLAIREDPKCAMADSGALIAYSGEKTGRSPKDKRIVREPASENDVWWGNINIAIDDDTFNINLERAKDYLNTRKKLYVVDAFAGWDPETRIKIRVVCSRPYHALFMHIMLIRPTAAELANFGEPDAVIYNAGQFPANRHTAGMTSKTSVDLCLARREMVILGTEYAGEMKKGVFTLMNYYMPKQGVLSMHCSATADKATGRSSLLFGLSGTGKTTLSADPNRLLIGDDEHCWSNNGIFNIEGGCYAKAIDLTPQSEPEIFQALRYGAVLENVVFDTKTHHVDFHDTSITENTRGAYPIEFIQNAKIPCVAGHPTDAIFLTCDAYGVLPPVSRLTAAQAMYHYISGYTAKVAGTEMGVTEPTATFSPCFGGPFLVWHPSRYAHLLAAKMLEHQTNVWLVNTGWSGGAFGTGARMKLKITRAIVDAIHNGSLAKVPTIIDPVFGIAVPTSCPNVPTEILQPRNTWADPAAYDATAKKLVGLFTENFKKYAADVSPDVCAAGPRL; encoded by the coding sequence ATGCCTCAGGATTCGGTGGTGTCGGTCGTCGAGACGGGGAATTCCCCCAGCGGTTTTGATCTCAAAAAATTCGGCATCACCGTCGAAGACATCCGCCGCAACCTGGCGCCGGCCGAACTCTACACGCTGGCGATTCGCGAAGATCCCAAGTGCGCCATGGCCGACAGCGGCGCGCTCATCGCTTACTCGGGCGAAAAAACGGGCCGCTCGCCGAAGGACAAACGGATCGTCCGCGAGCCGGCGTCCGAAAACGATGTGTGGTGGGGCAATATCAACATCGCCATCGACGACGACACGTTCAACATCAATCTCGAACGGGCCAAGGATTATCTCAACACGCGGAAAAAGCTCTACGTCGTCGATGCCTTTGCCGGTTGGGATCCTGAGACGCGCATCAAGATCCGGGTTGTTTGCAGCCGGCCATATCACGCGCTCTTCATGCACATCATGCTGATTCGTCCGACGGCGGCAGAGCTGGCCAATTTCGGCGAACCCGATGCAGTCATCTACAACGCCGGGCAATTTCCCGCTAATCGCCACACCGCAGGAATGACCTCGAAGACCAGCGTCGACCTCTGCCTCGCGCGGCGAGAGATGGTGATCCTCGGCACCGAATACGCTGGTGAAATGAAGAAGGGCGTGTTCACGCTCATGAACTACTACATGCCGAAGCAGGGGGTGCTCTCGATGCATTGCTCGGCAACGGCGGATAAGGCCACGGGCCGTTCGTCGCTGCTGTTTGGTTTGTCCGGCACGGGCAAGACGACGCTGTCTGCCGATCCGAATCGCCTGCTGATCGGTGACGACGAACATTGCTGGTCGAACAACGGCATCTTCAATATCGAAGGTGGCTGCTACGCGAAGGCCATCGATCTGACGCCGCAAAGCGAGCCGGAAATTTTTCAAGCTCTCCGCTACGGCGCCGTGCTCGAGAATGTCGTCTTCGACACGAAGACGCATCACGTCGATTTTCACGATACGAGCATCACCGAGAACACGCGCGGCGCTTATCCGATCGAGTTCATTCAGAACGCGAAAATTCCGTGCGTGGCGGGTCATCCCACCGATGCGATCTTTCTGACCTGCGATGCCTACGGCGTGTTGCCGCCGGTCAGCCGACTAACGGCAGCCCAAGCCATGTATCACTACATCAGCGGTTACACGGCAAAAGTCGCCGGCACGGAAATGGGCGTGACTGAACCGACGGCGACGTTTTCGCCCTGCTTCGGCGGGCCGTTTTTGGTCTGGCATCCGTCGCGCTACGCGCATCTGCTCGCGGCAAAAATGCTCGAGCATCAAACCAACGTCTGGCTGGTCAACACCGGTTGGAGCGGCGGCGCGTTCGGCACCGGCGCACGGATGAAACTAAAGATCACCCGCGCCATCGTCGACGCCATTCACAACGGCAGCTTGGCCAAAGTGCCGACGATCATCGATCCCGTCTTCGGCATCGCCGTGCCGACTTCCTGCCCAAATGTGCCGACGGAAATTCTTCAGCCGCGCAACACCTGGGCCGATCCCGCTGCCTACGATGCCACGGCGAAGAAGCTCGTCGGCCTCTTCACCGAGAACTTTAAGAAGTACGCAGCCGATGTCTCGCCTGACGTGTGCGCTGCCGGGCCGCGGTTGTAA